From the genome of Chryseobacterium geocarposphaerae:
CTCAATAATGGTCTCAAAATGTTGAATCGAATATTTCTTCAAGAATTGTAAATCAAAAAAGTTTTTCTGAAGAAATTTGGCAGGTAAATTATCATGAAGAGAGTAAAGGTATTGAACTAAAGGTTTGCATTTTTCATTAGTTGTCTCTTGTTCATATTTTCCCAGTAATTTTTCTATTAGAGTTGCTATCAGCTGAAATTTATACTGATCTTCACAATAAATGTGATCCCAAAAATTAAAAAATTCTTCTATTACATCTAAAAAATATTGTTCTGAGTTTTTATTGTTTTGAAGTATATAAGAAATAATATTGGTTTTGATAGGTGTTTTTTCCTTATTGTTATACAGAAATAAATGTTGAATATAATCGGGTTCAAGATTTTCATAATTTATTTCGCGTAATGCTAAATTATTTACCAATATATTTTTTTCATAATCAAAATAAAAGAAAATATCTTCCAGTTTTTCTTTATCGTTTAATATATTGGTGATGGAAGAGTTATCATCGTTAAAAATGATTTTATTATAATTAATAAACTGGTTATTATATGAATTTTTTAGCCCCTCATTTATTACAAAATCTTTTAAATAATAATTCTCAAAAGGATATGTATTTATAAATTGATTTTCAATATCAATTTTATATCCCTTCTGATTAAAAAGAATAATAATTCCTCTATCAAAATTATCAATTCCAAAGTGGGTTTTCAGTTTTCCCAAAAATTCAGTTTTAGAAATATCTTTAAATCCGTTTTTTATTAAAATTGATTTTAAAGATTGTGACAGGATTTCCATATTAATGTATATTTATATCAAATCTATAAAATAAATAAGGTGATGGACTTTTAGCTCTTGCAGAGTTTACCAAACTTTCCGAATCTTTAATATCTGAAGAAATTGCATAATATTTATTATCCTTTTTATTAAGAATTAATACTGGTTTTTTCTCACTATCAGAAATATTTTTAGGGGAAGAAGTGTCATTTTCGTCTTTTGCATAAAGTTTTATGGTATTTCCGGAAATACTGTAATTACAAGTATAATGTATTGAATACCCACCGGGTGATTCTGTTGGAAATTCGCTTTCCATTCTACTGTCATTATCGAAGGTAATTTCTTTTGAACTTATTTTTAGCTCATACCAGCCGATTCTGTTTTTAATTTCCTGATATGAAGTTAGTTGTAAATTGTCGGAATTTAAATAAATTCCTGTCCAGCTATCAAGTGATGATGAAGAGGTTGTTGTTTCCTGTTTGGTCTTAAGTTTCAAAATTTTACTCTCTCTCCATTGGTTGGCTTTAGCTTCGTCATTATCATTGTCGACTGAAAATGTATCAGCGATTTTCCATGTATTGGAAGACGTATTATATTGGTATAAAAATATTTTCCTTGGAGTTAATGGCGTATAGGGAGCATCCATATTGGGAGTTGATTTTAAAAACTCTTTTGGAGTATGAAAAACCCAAATATCAAACTCTTTACTAAGATTTTTTAAAGACTGTTGATTTAGCCCTTTTTCAATAGTTGCATCAATATCCTGGTTATGGATTTTGTTTTTTTGCTCAGAATACCATTTTTCTGATCCTATTTTAGGAACCAGTATAAAAGTAGTTTCACCATTGCGGTATTTAAAATCAAAATTTCTATAAATTCCATCAAATTGAGTTGACACAATGCCTTCAAAATCATCAATTGGGTAATCTATAAAATTAATTTTTGCAGGACTTTGTTCTTTATTTACGGTTAAGTGGTCAAAATTTTTAGTGTTTTTTTGGCAGCTCATTAGCTGAATTAATAAGCAAAGTATGAAAATATGTAATTTCATTTTATTTATAATTTTTTAGTATAATTTTTTGGTCTAAAATATCCTACCCATCCTCCATGTCCCCATAAAGCTCCTTTTAGTCTTGTATATTTCGCTGTTCGTGAACATCCGGTTCCTGCATACCCACCATTCTTGACCTGGTCTTTTTCACTAACGGCCCCAACATTTCCTATTGCTTCTAGTATAACTACTACATCATTCGCAGAGTCATAAGAATATACAATACCAGTGTGTCCCGCGTCACTTCGTCTCCAAACAAAAATGTCGCCTCTTTGGGGAGTGAAGTCTTTATCATCACTTCCCGCAACAAAATCTATATTGTTATTTCCAATTACCTTTCTAAAAGCTTTCTCACTTATCATATTATCTGTAGTCATATATTTTATAGAAGAGGTAATTCCTAACTCATGTAAGTATCTGCTCACAAATTCTGAACAATCCATTTTTGAAATACCTTCTTCAGAATCGTCAGTTCTTAAATTGTTAGTTTCCTGTTTATAGGTATGGTGTTGATCTGCAATTTTTTTCATTTTATTGAGTACTCCGTCGTCATCCGATGCTACTTGATCGTCTACAGGATTTAGCAATTTACATTCTTTTACACGAAATATTGATTTCATCGAATCTTTTTCCTTAATCGTGTGTGACGTAGTTGTAGTATCATCATCCTTGTACCATGCTCCTCCAATCAAATGTGCGACTCTTTTGGTTTTTGATTTGGTTTTACTATTAATAATTTTAATAACATTTAAACAAGCTTCTTTTGTTACTCCAACCTTTGCAGGAATATACATTTTATGCAGATCCCAGTCACCTAGACCAGAAAGCAGAGCTTCAGTTGCCGTAAACTTTCCATCGTATTGTCGTCCATCTTTAATATTTAACGTCTGATTACCCAAAACTTTATTTACATGAGCTTCAATATCTGTATAATTATTTTTTCCAGTTATTTGCAGCATTCCTCTTCCTCGGTATCTCCAGCCTTCATTGTCATTTTCACTTAAACTCTGATTATCAGTAGGAGCCTTGTTTCCTAATGTTTTTGCTTTTGGATCAAGGCCATATACGAAATTGGCAATTTTTATTTGCCTGTCTAAATCCAAAGCTCCTTCGTTTGCCTTTCTTCCCAGATCTTCAGCCATTTTAATTCCGGTTTTATTCCCAAACATGTACGACGCAGATACATTTAAAAAGCCTGTTGTTTTTAATGCTGCAATATTATAATTCATGCTTTCACCATTTATGGCAGGTGTTAATGAATCTCCACTTTCCTGTTTTGCCTGTGCAAAAAAATGAGCTTTAAGTGTGCAGGTATTAACATTAAACTTTTTGCAAAACTCATTAAAAGATTTAACGATTTCTTTAATTAATGTTGTGTTTGTTACTGATGGAAAAACTGCTTTTAGCTCATCTTCTGTAAGTACTTCACATCGTGGGCACTTACCTGTTGAATTTTGCTGATTAACATTTTGGTCTACATTAGTAGCTGTATCGGGATTTTTAGCAGGAGGATTACTTCCGTTTCCTTTTACTGTAATTTTTTGATTTAGAATCTGAACTGTTTGTGGGCTATAGGTTGAAAAAGTATTTTGCTTTACTACCAAATAGTATTCATGCTCTCCTCCTTCCATAATGGAAGAAAAACCAGTTCCTTGAGCTTTTTTCATCATTAATTCGTTGAGAATTATCTTCTCATCATTTATTCCGTTGGCATTAACTAAGATTTCTTTTTCATAGAGCAGGGTGTTTTCATCTTTGTTATGCCCTGTATCTGCTGCGGTATCCCGTTCCCAAATCTGCATAAGTAATTTTTCTTTGAACATATTTTGCGTTTTTATTTCCGCAACTAAAGTCTGTCCGTATTTCGGTTTCTCTGTAATTTTTTTCTTATTAC
Proteins encoded in this window:
- a CDS encoding CHAP domain-containing protein is translated as MSKKGVAKISGPSNPRIGAPATYSVIEWYPETPSSQRNGSNITWELFRRRSNGNYTSTNIKKKGITGTFTFEEKALGQKFFVEGYLNSPERKGNTIIHIEPVKGTPKILSLTLLNSNKKKITEKPKYGQTLVAEIKTQNMFKEKLLMQIWERDTAADTGHNKDENTLLYEKEILVNANGINDEKIILNELMMKKAQGTGFSSIMEGGEHEYYLVVKQNTFSTYSPQTVQILNQKITVKGNGSNPPAKNPDTATNVDQNVNQQNSTGKCPRCEVLTEDELKAVFPSVTNTTLIKEIVKSFNEFCKKFNVNTCTLKAHFFAQAKQESGDSLTPAINGESMNYNIAALKTTGFLNVSASYMFGNKTGIKMAEDLGRKANEGALDLDRQIKIANFVYGLDPKAKTLGNKAPTDNQSLSENDNEGWRYRGRGMLQITGKNNYTDIEAHVNKVLGNQTLNIKDGRQYDGKFTATEALLSGLGDWDLHKMYIPAKVGVTKEACLNVIKIINSKTKSKTKRVAHLIGGAWYKDDDTTTTSHTIKEKDSMKSIFRVKECKLLNPVDDQVASDDDGVLNKMKKIADQHHTYKQETNNLRTDDSEEGISKMDCSEFVSRYLHELGITSSIKYMTTDNMISEKAFRKVIGNNNIDFVAGSDDKDFTPQRGDIFVWRRSDAGHTGIVYSYDSANDVVVILEAIGNVGAVSEKDQVKNGGYAGTGCSRTAKYTRLKGALWGHGGWVGYFRPKNYTKKL